One region of Verrucomicrobiia bacterium genomic DNA includes:
- a CDS encoding glycosyltransferase family 2 protein yields MRVELSVLAVHYHAEELLGPLFDSMRDFLSGHRSEILVWDNGSRNGRVDLAAPCPMTWFPSAVNVGFAEGHNALAKRARGKRFLIINPDAEFASGALKKLWETAEKNPQAGLVAPRIQFPDGRMQASVFPPYSFGFDLRKSFWLENKTFLSGAQRDIWKKLLEAREPFPIGWASGACMLVSREAWEKVGGFDPNFFFGGEDADLCRRMREAGFEILCEPRALLIHQAGQSLEREPGRKILFYYQKRLYFAYKHFSRPQYGILWLVSTLELVLKWKVGLFFSFFSPRWRRKRKGYAGALALVFSGRWRNTDRLIQKREGEMRKPVEAAV; encoded by the coding sequence ATGCGGGTTGAGCTTTCGGTTTTGGCGGTTCATTACCATGCGGAGGAGCTGCTTGGGCCGCTGTTCGACTCAATGCGCGACTTTTTATCCGGCCATAGGAGTGAGATTCTGGTCTGGGACAACGGAAGCCGGAACGGCCGGGTCGATTTGGCCGCGCCCTGTCCAATGACCTGGTTTCCCTCTGCCGTCAACGTGGGTTTTGCAGAGGGGCACAACGCCTTGGCCAAACGTGCGCGGGGGAAACGATTCCTGATTATCAACCCGGATGCCGAGTTTGCCTCCGGCGCCTTGAAAAAGCTCTGGGAAACGGCTGAAAAAAATCCGCAGGCGGGACTGGTTGCGCCCCGCATTCAGTTTCCGGACGGGCGGATGCAGGCGTCGGTTTTTCCTCCCTACAGTTTCGGATTTGATTTGCGCAAATCGTTTTGGCTGGAAAATAAAACCTTTCTTTCCGGTGCGCAGCGTGATATTTGGAAAAAACTTTTGGAAGCCCGGGAGCCGTTTCCCATCGGTTGGGCCAGCGGCGCCTGCATGCTGGTTTCGCGTGAAGCATGGGAAAAAGTCGGCGGGTTTGATCCGAATTTCTTCTTCGGCGGGGAGGATGCTGATTTATGCCGGCGGATGCGGGAGGCCGGTTTTGAAATCTTGTGCGAGCCGCGGGCCTTGCTGATTCATCAGGCCGGCCAGAGCTTGGAACGGGAGCCGGGGAGAAAAATACTGTTCTATTATCAGAAACGGCTGTACTTTGCATACAAGCACTTTTCGCGCCCACAATACGGCATCCTGTGGCTGGTATCCACGTTGGAGTTGGTTTTGAAATGGAAGGTCGGTCTGTTTTTTTCATTTTTCAGTCCGCGATGGAGAAGAAAAAGGAAGGGGTATGCCGGAGCCCTTGCGTTGGTTTTTTCCGGCCGGTGGAGAAACACCGACCGGTTGATACAAAAAAGGGAAGGGGAAATGCGCAAGCCGGTGGAAGCGGCCGTATGA
- a CDS encoding Gfo/Idh/MocA family oxidoreductase: MDKIKVGLIGVGAWGRNLARNFATLPGCELALVYDAEPKRSALVAELAPGARFTTKADEIFGDSSIQAVIVATPPATHYGLGKKALEAGKDLFVEKPLVLDVPQGEELVRLAESKKRILMVGHIMVYHPATLKLKEYIQKGEFGEVYYLYASRVNLGKVRDIENALWSFAPHDISMVLFFLEKLPVQVTATGQAYLQPGIEDVCFLTMHFESRQMAHVHVSWLDPHKDRKVTIVGSKKMAVFDDSASSEKIWIYDKSVNTNPDYTTYGEYLALRTGDILIPKVESKEPLRLECQHFIDCVRERKTPRSDGKAGLAVLKVLEAAQRSLKAGGAPQRLEK, from the coding sequence ATGGACAAAATTAAAGTCGGCCTCATCGGCGTGGGGGCCTGGGGGCGGAATCTGGCGCGAAACTTTGCCACCCTTCCCGGCTGCGAGCTGGCCTTAGTCTACGACGCCGAGCCGAAACGCTCTGCCTTGGTAGCCGAACTGGCACCCGGAGCGCGTTTTACCACGAAAGCAGACGAGATTTTTGGCGACTCCTCCATTCAGGCCGTAATTGTCGCAACGCCGCCGGCCACCCATTACGGGCTGGGGAAAAAAGCCCTGGAGGCGGGAAAGGATTTGTTTGTGGAGAAGCCGCTCGTTTTGGACGTGCCCCAAGGGGAGGAACTGGTCCGGCTGGCGGAGTCAAAGAAGCGAATTTTGATGGTTGGCCACATCATGGTCTATCATCCCGCCACTTTGAAGCTGAAAGAGTACATCCAAAAAGGGGAATTTGGAGAGGTGTATTACCTGTACGCCTCGCGGGTCAATTTGGGCAAGGTCCGGGATATCGAGAACGCGCTCTGGAGTTTTGCCCCGCACGACATCTCGATGGTCCTGTTTTTCCTCGAAAAGCTCCCCGTTCAAGTGACCGCCACCGGGCAGGCGTATCTGCAGCCGGGGATCGAGGATGTTTGCTTTTTGACCATGCATTTTGAGTCCCGACAGATGGCGCACGTCCACGTTTCCTGGCTGGACCCGCACAAGGACCGGAAGGTGACGATCGTCGGCAGCAAAAAAATGGCGGTGTTCGACGATTCGGCGAGTTCGGAGAAAATCTGGATTTACGACAAAAGCGTGAACACCAACCCGGATTACACCACCTACGGGGAGTACCTGGCGCTGCGCACGGGGGATATTTTGATTCCGAAAGTGGAGTCGAAGGAGCCCCTCCGGCTGGAGTGCCAGCACTTCATCGACTGCGTGCGGGAGCGGAAGACGCCCCGCTCGGACGGGAAAGCCGGGCTTGCGGTTTTGAAAGTTCTGGAGGCGGCCCAGCGCTCGCTCAAGGCGGGCGGGGCGCCGCAGCGTTTGGAGAAGTAG
- a CDS encoding DegT/DnrJ/EryC1/StrS family aminotransferase, producing the protein MKVPLLDLKRQYQTIKPELDSAIMNVLAHTQFILGPEVKQFEEKAAAFCGAKHAIGVASGTDALLLALRACGVGPGDEVVTSTFSFFASAGVISRLGATPVFADIDPKTYNVTAELIAKKITSKTKAIMPVHLYGQMADMDRIMELADSKGLPVIEDAAQAIGAKYKGKKAGTIGRFGCFSFFPSKNLGGLGDGGMVTCASDADAEMIRKLRVHGSKPKYYHGIVGYNSRLDTLQAAALSVKLNHLDGWTEGRRKKAARYNQLLAGVPVETPFEPEYNYHIYHQYTLAVPKRDELRKFLTEREIGTEIYYPLPLHQQECYLPLGYKKGSMPIAEKRAVEVLSLPIFPELTDGEQDFVAASIREFYRD; encoded by the coding sequence ATGAAGGTACCCCTATTGGATTTGAAAAGGCAGTATCAGACGATCAAGCCGGAACTGGATTCGGCCATCATGAACGTTCTGGCCCACACGCAGTTTATTTTGGGGCCGGAGGTGAAGCAGTTCGAGGAGAAGGCGGCCGCTTTTTGCGGCGCGAAACATGCTATCGGCGTGGCTTCCGGAACGGACGCCCTGCTTCTGGCCCTGCGGGCCTGCGGGGTCGGCCCCGGCGACGAGGTTGTCACCTCCACTTTTTCCTTTTTTGCCTCCGCGGGGGTGATTTCGCGCCTCGGTGCCACGCCGGTTTTCGCCGACATCGACCCGAAGACCTACAATGTGACGGCGGAACTGATCGCCAAAAAGATTACTTCCAAGACCAAGGCGATCATGCCGGTGCACCTCTACGGCCAGATGGCGGATATGGACCGGATTATGGAGCTGGCGGACTCGAAAGGGCTTCCGGTCATCGAGGATGCCGCGCAGGCGATCGGGGCAAAGTATAAGGGGAAAAAAGCGGGCACCATCGGGCGGTTCGGCTGTTTTTCCTTTTTCCCGAGCAAGAACCTGGGGGGGCTGGGGGACGGGGGGATGGTCACCTGCGCCTCGGATGCGGACGCGGAAATGATTCGCAAGCTGCGGGTGCACGGCTCCAAACCGAAGTATTATCACGGCATCGTGGGTTACAACTCCCGGCTGGACACCCTGCAGGCGGCGGCGTTGTCCGTCAAGCTGAACCACCTCGATGGCTGGACCGAGGGGAGAAGGAAGAAAGCGGCGCGGTACAACCAGCTTTTAGCGGGAGTGCCGGTTGAGACTCCTTTCGAGCCGGAATACAACTATCACATCTATCACCAATACACGCTTGCCGTTCCCAAACGGGATGAGCTGCGGAAGTTTTTGACCGAGCGGGAAATCGGCACGGAAATCTACTATCCCCTGCCCCTGCATCAGCAGGAGTGTTACCTGCCGTTGGGCTATAAGAAAGGAAGCATGCCGATTGCAGAGAAACGTGCGGTGGAAGTTTTGTCCCTCCCCATTTTCCCGGAGCTTACCGACGGGGAGCAGGATTTCGTGGCGGCTTCCATCCGGGAATTTTACCGGGACTGA
- a CDS encoding acyltransferase, whose amino-acid sequence MASKIAKSAKLGKGTKVGEFSVIGAKVKIGAGCLIGNGVIIQDGSEIGANVRIDDNTVIGKQPMRAANSAVTKEQELPPAKIGDNCIIGTSVVIYAGSVLGNKVLVADLSTVRENVTVGDFTIVGRGVAIENFCKIGSCCKLETNAYITAYSELEDRVFVAPCVATSNDNFVGRTKERFKHFKGVTVKKGGRIGVNATILPGKVIAEDTLVAAGALVTKNTTARKIVAGVPARELRDVPSEQLLENQEWK is encoded by the coding sequence ATGGCCAGCAAAATAGCCAAAAGCGCCAAACTGGGAAAGGGAACTAAAGTCGGAGAGTTTTCCGTCATCGGCGCAAAAGTGAAAATCGGCGCCGGGTGCCTCATCGGCAACGGCGTGATCATCCAAGACGGAAGCGAAATCGGTGCCAACGTCCGCATCGACGACAATACCGTCATTGGCAAGCAGCCGATGCGGGCGGCCAACTCGGCCGTCACAAAAGAACAAGAGTTGCCTCCGGCGAAAATCGGGGATAACTGCATCATCGGCACTTCGGTGGTGATTTATGCCGGGTCGGTTCTGGGGAATAAAGTTCTGGTGGCGGATTTGTCCACCGTGCGGGAAAACGTCACGGTCGGCGACTTTACCATCGTCGGCCGGGGAGTGGCGATTGAAAACTTCTGTAAAATTGGCTCCTGCTGCAAGCTGGAGACGAACGCCTACATCACGGCCTATTCGGAATTGGAAGACCGGGTGTTCGTGGCTCCCTGCGTGGCGACCTCCAACGACAACTTCGTCGGCCGCACCAAGGAGCGCTTCAAGCATTTCAAGGGAGTCACGGTCAAGAAGGGGGGGCGGATCGGGGTGAACGCCACGATTCTGCCGGGGAAGGTGATCGCCGAGGATACTTTGGTGGCGGCGGGGGCCTTGGTCACCAAGAACACGACGGCGCGGAAAATCGTGGCGGGGGTGCCGGCCCGCGAATTAAGGGATGTTCCGAGTGAACAGCTTTTGGAAAACCAGGAGTGGAAATGA
- the wecB gene encoding UDP-N-acetylglucosamine 2-epimerase (non-hydrolyzing), translated as MRVVSVVGARPQFIKLAVLSPLLRQKHEELIVHTGQHYDFELSQIFFDQLALPKPDFFLGVGSDTNARQAGKMVGALDELLPKLKPDLVLVYGDTNSTLAGALAAAYNKIPLAHVEAGPRSYQLEMPEEINRVTADHLSAYLFCPTPQKVQLLKAEKVRGKAVHTGDVMLDVTLKFLPLARKAGLDPMWGVSPGEYAYITLHRAENVDTPLRLEQAVRILESLKGPVVFPAHPRTRKRLEEFGLLERILKLKNLRFIEPVGYLQSLALLDGARLCLTDSGGLQREAFFLSRPCLILRPRTEWTELLPGNFCRLVDLDASKVKRFSSARISKRKYPLQLFGGGRASEKIVRFISSL; from the coding sequence ATGCGCGTCGTCTCGGTGGTCGGGGCGCGGCCGCAGTTTATAAAACTGGCGGTGCTTTCGCCCCTTCTGCGTCAAAAACACGAAGAACTGATCGTTCACACCGGCCAGCATTACGATTTCGAGCTCTCGCAAATTTTTTTCGACCAGCTGGCGCTTCCGAAACCGGACTTTTTTTTGGGGGTCGGCTCCGACACGAACGCCCGGCAGGCGGGGAAAATGGTCGGTGCCTTGGACGAGCTTCTGCCCAAACTAAAACCGGACTTGGTTCTGGTTTACGGCGACACGAACTCGACTTTGGCCGGGGCTTTGGCGGCGGCTTACAACAAAATTCCGCTGGCGCACGTGGAAGCGGGGCCGCGAAGTTACCAACTGGAGATGCCGGAGGAGATAAACCGGGTCACCGCCGACCATCTATCGGCTTATCTTTTTTGCCCGACACCGCAAAAGGTTCAACTGTTGAAAGCCGAAAAAGTGCGCGGGAAGGCGGTGCATACCGGGGACGTGATGCTGGATGTGACGCTCAAATTTCTGCCTTTGGCGCGGAAGGCGGGTTTGGACCCCATGTGGGGCGTATCGCCCGGGGAATATGCCTATATCACGCTGCACCGGGCGGAAAACGTCGATACCCCCTTGCGGCTGGAGCAAGCGGTGCGGATTTTGGAATCCCTTAAAGGGCCGGTTGTTTTTCCCGCCCATCCCCGCACCCGCAAGCGGCTGGAAGAGTTTGGTCTTTTGGAACGGATTCTGAAGCTGAAAAATCTGCGCTTCATTGAACCAGTCGGTTATTTGCAATCGCTCGCGCTTTTAGACGGCGCACGGCTCTGCTTGACCGATTCCGGCGGGCTGCAGCGGGAGGCGTTTTTTCTTTCGCGCCCCTGTCTGATTCTGCGCCCAAGGACGGAGTGGACGGAGCTTTTGCCGGGAAATTTCTGCCGGCTGGTGGATTTGGACGCCTCCAAAGTGAAACGATTCTCATCGGCTCGCATCAGTAAGAGAAAATATCCCCTCCAGCTTTTTGGCGGCGGCCGGGCCTCGGAAAAAATAGTCCGCTTCATTTCCTCCCTATGA
- a CDS encoding GNVR domain-containing protein, translating into MSRLEEIPGLGPERPILLEALEVVFRWRKFIFLTVTLVCLITAAVVFFLPKWYRATATVLPPERGGMDMNLSTVFRGGVPFLGGELAIPFAASPSDVLAAMAQSDAVLIGVIQELSLAEVYGTSSTESLLKAVRGNLLVKTTTEGIVQIGYEAKDPELAYRVVQSVLANLDRVNQRRGSTKARANRLFVEGRLKETEKALQAAQDSLKAFQLTNRALDLDEQSKALIASAATVKAQVVSDRIALATLKRELSETHPEVQKLEGKIASTEQELKRLEERGSKGSFLGVAMSALPGLTQELAIRMRDVAIQEKLYELLTEQYEQAKIQEAKDTPTISVLDYPRVPEHKIRPKRLKLILTAFFISLFVSLGMVFTREYFERMRTANPSRYQAVASLASRIRAELVFPFKKNSKGADGQN; encoded by the coding sequence GTGAGCCGGCTGGAAGAAATCCCCGGCCTTGGGCCGGAGCGCCCGATTCTTTTGGAAGCGCTGGAGGTGGTTTTCCGCTGGCGGAAGTTTATTTTCCTCACCGTAACACTCGTCTGCCTCATCACCGCCGCGGTTGTCTTTTTCCTGCCCAAATGGTACCGGGCAACGGCCACCGTTTTGCCCCCCGAGCGGGGCGGGATGGATATGAACCTGAGCACGGTTTTCCGGGGAGGGGTGCCGTTTTTAGGCGGGGAGCTGGCGATTCCGTTCGCCGCCTCCCCTTCCGACGTATTGGCGGCAATGGCCCAATCGGACGCCGTGCTCATCGGGGTGATACAGGAGCTGTCGCTGGCGGAGGTGTACGGCACCTCCTCCACGGAGAGTTTGCTCAAGGCGGTGCGGGGAAATCTGTTGGTCAAAACCACCACCGAGGGGATCGTGCAAATCGGCTACGAGGCCAAAGACCCGGAACTGGCTTATCGCGTGGTGCAGTCGGTTTTGGCCAATCTGGACCGGGTGAACCAGCGGCGGGGCTCCACCAAGGCGCGGGCGAACCGGCTTTTCGTGGAGGGGCGGCTCAAAGAGACCGAAAAAGCGCTGCAGGCGGCGCAGGATTCGCTCAAGGCATTTCAACTTACCAATCGGGCTTTGGATTTGGACGAGCAGAGCAAAGCGTTGATCGCCTCGGCGGCGACGGTCAAAGCGCAGGTGGTCTCCGACCGGATTGCGCTGGCCACACTGAAACGGGAGCTTTCGGAAACCCATCCGGAAGTCCAAAAACTGGAGGGGAAAATCGCCTCCACCGAGCAGGAGCTCAAGCGGCTGGAGGAGCGGGGGAGCAAGGGGTCGTTTTTGGGGGTGGCGATGTCGGCTTTGCCGGGACTTACGCAGGAGCTGGCGATCCGGATGCGGGACGTGGCGATTCAGGAAAAATTGTACGAACTTCTGACCGAGCAGTACGAGCAGGCAAAAATCCAGGAGGCGAAGGACACGCCCACGATTTCGGTTCTGGATTACCCGAGAGTCCCGGAGCATAAAATCCGGCCCAAGCGGCTCAAGCTGATTTTGACGGCGTTTTTCATCTCGCTCTTTGTTTCGCTGGGGATGGTTTTTACCCGCGAATATTTTGAGCGGATGAGGACGGCGAACCCTTCCCGTTATCAGGCGGTGGCCTCTTTGGCCTCCCGCATACGGGCGGAGCTGGTTTTCCCTTTCAAGAAAAACTCCAAGGGGGCGGATGGACAAAATTAA
- a CDS encoding lipid II flippase MurJ — MTEAPKEYGIRRATLALALGSLAARGLGFLREVVVAAKFGTGRAFDLYVAASAFPTVLSSIFHYALPDYLIPYFARLKESRPAALRRFLLWVLLGGTAFLGVLYFSAPLCVKLFAPGLAAVEIPFSVRAFQILLLFVFGTAMEAVLRSFYQMEGRFGLTALSPLLTAAAVFGFVVLFSGKLSVYALAWGWAAGGLLPAALLFGALFFYPPAASPVPVEKSADVEPEAAAWKGFSYVLLIAVLGQLMVLLDRFFGSFLPPASLSALYYASLPVQLPIALLIYPLGQAVFPKLSARLAEGKNQEAAELFAKTLGWLNFVLIPMSVLFILAPQEIIRLIYERGVFGASSTGLGAVCLRAFAFSLLASGYIFVLSRVFLAAGRGKRLALFCLGALSFKCLAAYPAIRLWGLEGLAGAGSAALVGLALVQFRRRPETVRFPAGRRLGPDGFKLLFVSLLAFAGAWLARLFFMGGSSLVQEILLLLVFGFLYLAGCYIFKIPELLEGLQLIRRWGGRSPYGVLGSYL, encoded by the coding sequence ATGACCGAAGCGCCCAAAGAGTACGGCATACGCCGGGCCACTTTGGCTCTGGCCCTGGGGTCTTTGGCGGCACGGGGTTTGGGTTTTTTGCGGGAAGTGGTCGTGGCGGCAAAGTTCGGCACGGGGCGGGCTTTTGACTTGTATGTGGCGGCCTCGGCCTTCCCCACCGTTCTTTCTTCAATTTTTCACTATGCGTTACCGGATTACTTGATTCCGTATTTCGCCCGGCTCAAGGAGAGCCGCCCGGCGGCCCTGCGGCGGTTTTTGCTTTGGGTTTTACTGGGAGGGACAGCGTTCTTGGGCGTTCTTTATTTTTCCGCCCCGTTGTGCGTAAAACTGTTCGCCCCGGGGCTTGCGGCGGTTGAAATTCCGTTCAGCGTGCGGGCCTTTCAAATTCTTCTGCTGTTCGTTTTCGGCACGGCGATGGAAGCCGTTCTGCGGAGCTTCTACCAGATGGAGGGGCGCTTCGGCCTTACGGCGCTAAGCCCGCTTTTGACCGCGGCTGCGGTCTTCGGTTTCGTGGTTTTGTTTTCCGGGAAACTTTCCGTTTATGCCCTGGCTTGGGGGTGGGCCGCGGGGGGGCTTTTGCCGGCGGCGCTTTTGTTTGGGGCGCTTTTTTTTTATCCCCCCGCCGCTTCCCCAGTTCCTGTGGAGAAGTCGGCGGATGTTGAACCGGAAGCGGCCGCATGGAAGGGGTTTTCGTACGTTTTATTGATTGCCGTTTTGGGTCAGCTTATGGTGCTTTTGGATCGCTTCTTCGGCTCCTTTTTGCCGCCGGCGTCGCTTTCCGCGCTCTATTACGCCTCGCTGCCCGTACAGCTTCCGATCGCGCTTCTAATTTATCCCCTGGGGCAGGCGGTTTTTCCCAAACTGTCAGCCCGTTTGGCGGAAGGGAAAAACCAAGAGGCGGCCGAACTTTTTGCCAAAACACTCGGCTGGCTGAATTTTGTTTTAATTCCAATGTCCGTTCTTTTCATCCTCGCCCCGCAGGAGATTATCCGGCTGATTTATGAGCGGGGGGTTTTCGGGGCGAGTTCCACCGGCTTGGGGGCCGTATGCCTGCGCGCGTTTGCTTTCTCGCTTCTGGCCTCGGGCTACATTTTTGTATTGAGCCGCGTTTTTCTGGCGGCGGGAAGGGGAAAACGGCTCGCGCTATTCTGCCTGGGGGCCTTGTCGTTCAAGTGTCTGGCCGCGTATCCTGCCATCCGACTCTGGGGATTGGAAGGGCTGGCGGGCGCCGGTTCGGCCGCGCTGGTCGGCTTGGCGCTCGTTCAATTCCGCCGGCGGCCGGAAACCGTTCGCTTTCCGGCTGGGCGGCGTTTGGGTCCGGATGGTTTTAAGCTGCTATTTGTTTCCCTTTTGGCCTTTGCGGGGGCTTGGTTGGCGCGCCTCTTTTTTATGGGAGGCAGTTCGTTGGTCCAAGAGATTCTGTTGCTGTTGGTTTTTGGGTTTCTTTATTTGGCCGGATGTTATATCTTTAAAATTCCGGAGCTATTGGAGGGCTTGCAACTAATCCGCCGATGGGGCGGGAGATCGCCGTATGGAGTCCTTGGGTCTTACCTATAA
- a CDS encoding O-antigen ligase family protein, translating into MESLGLTYNAKTNRAFLLWAVAGSLFCTGLALWSPVSLAFVAGAVFVGLFLSSRTFRWIVFPAVLIFNQFLIRNAGIPYLIGGIAIQPVDWIAIFLVFAVALKRILSGSGFFIRTGLEKPIGIFLVAIALGLFGAPDLEAGIINWGHTALYFLAFYAMAADWKDVPPERIWRGYFFWALLAALSASWQFFTSGGGRSLGLAGIPLNHLIIPVLCFELARLSLGLKTGRWWVVVLFALAALATQTRGVWLGVGVLLAVWPITGYLLRRFKWLPVRRLVIRVSGAVLLFVVLLLALAPLLGQVERRAAQLAEQGGTVYLRLFLWGVAWKLFLSHPVAGIGMGQFAGEMAQFPEMKNIAVFESVHGLSTHNLLLAFLAETGLVGTLAFLLLLASTVRFAWKRVQGARTLEELGWRWGFLMVFTVFSLSYLFAGTWDYTFAFLLALMVLFVQRQPVPEERTHAG; encoded by the coding sequence ATGGAGTCCTTGGGTCTTACCTATAACGCCAAAACGAACCGGGCCTTTCTTCTTTGGGCCGTCGCCGGTTCCCTTTTTTGCACGGGGCTGGCCCTCTGGTCGCCGGTTTCGCTCGCCTTTGTTGCGGGTGCAGTTTTTGTCGGGCTGTTTTTGTCCAGCCGGACTTTTCGGTGGATTGTTTTTCCCGCGGTTTTAATTTTTAATCAGTTCCTGATTCGCAACGCCGGCATACCGTATCTGATTGGGGGGATCGCCATCCAGCCCGTCGATTGGATTGCCATCTTTCTTGTGTTCGCTGTCGCCCTGAAGAGGATTCTTTCCGGATCCGGATTTTTCATTCGGACTGGACTGGAAAAACCGATCGGGATTTTTCTTGTAGCCATTGCGCTCGGCCTTTTCGGCGCCCCCGACCTGGAAGCCGGCATCATAAACTGGGGGCATACCGCGCTGTATTTTCTCGCTTTCTACGCGATGGCCGCCGACTGGAAGGACGTGCCGCCGGAGCGCATCTGGCGCGGGTATTTTTTCTGGGCCCTTTTGGCCGCCCTTTCGGCCTCGTGGCAGTTTTTCACCAGCGGAGGGGGGCGGTCATTGGGGCTGGCCGGAATTCCGCTGAATCATCTAATCATTCCGGTGCTTTGCTTTGAGCTTGCGCGACTTTCCCTCGGCCTGAAAACCGGGCGCTGGTGGGTCGTCGTTCTCTTTGCGCTGGCGGCCCTTGCGACCCAGACGCGGGGGGTTTGGCTTGGGGTGGGGGTGCTTTTGGCCGTCTGGCCCATTACGGGTTATTTGCTGCGGCGATTTAAGTGGCTGCCGGTCCGGCGGCTGGTCATCCGGGTGAGCGGAGCGGTTCTTTTGTTCGTGGTGTTGCTTCTGGCACTGGCTCCCCTGCTCGGTCAGGTGGAACGGCGGGCCGCCCAACTGGCGGAACAAGGAGGGACTGTTTACCTACGGCTTTTTTTGTGGGGTGTCGCTTGGAAACTATTTTTGTCCCATCCGGTCGCCGGAATCGGGATGGGACAATTTGCCGGGGAGATGGCGCAGTTTCCGGAAATGAAGAACATCGCCGTCTTTGAGTCGGTTCACGGTCTTTCCACCCACAACCTTCTGCTCGCCTTTCTGGCCGAGACGGGCCTGGTGGGAACACTGGCCTTCCTTTTGCTTTTGGCCTCCACCGTTCGGTTTGCTTGGAAGAGGGTACAAGGAGCCCGAACCCTTGAAGAACTTGGCTGGAGGTGGGGGTTTTTGATGGTTTTCACCGTCTTTTCACTTTCGTATTTGTTCGCCGGAACTTGGGATTACACCTTTGCTTTCCTTCTGGCCTTGATGGTGCTTTTCGTTCAGCGCCAGCCGGTCCCGGAGGAGCGGACCCATGCGGGTTGA
- a CDS encoding SLBB domain-containing protein: protein MRPAHPLKNSNRIVVFPVLILILTGVSVHAQRDTLRLSLPSADRTPLEAAVDSNEYVVGPGDELTIGLWGTVNQLFAVPVTPEGTALIPSVGEAHVGGLTLSEAKKEIRSVLSRRYSAAGASVTLTKIREVKIRISGAVGRPGIYTVPAYSRVSEALGRAGGLTDSASRRNIELVRGNGEKKLVDLVRFERGGEGGANPHIVGGERVVVPIRSDGGTEVLVAGAVNQSGLLEWRPDDSLWSMLSAAGGLLASADSSQVEIVRRFGDGEAQREIIDLRAFASGNLSIGPGEQIFVRNLPNRAPHSFAGVHGEVLHPGFYDIEEGRTTLSEVIRRAGGFTPRAVLPAAYILRRGYSAPQFSFGDAINPALIERMNPEDLDFYLEKSRWRGAVVASDFVGLFEKKDLSKDVVLYSGDEIYVPATSGSVYLLGRVERPGLLSYEEGDKLGDYVRRAGGYSADAGRGSVKILKSVSGGWVKAGSGSRVDAGDIILVPRKKARFWTTVRDALAVTSNAAAIFFIVREATR, encoded by the coding sequence ATGAGACCGGCCCATCCCTTGAAAAACAGCAACCGGATTGTTGTTTTTCCCGTCTTAATTTTGATTTTGACTGGAGTTTCCGTTCATGCGCAACGGGACACACTGCGGTTGTCCTTGCCCTCGGCAGACCGGACCCCTTTGGAGGCGGCGGTGGATTCCAACGAGTACGTCGTCGGGCCCGGCGACGAGCTGACCATCGGGCTTTGGGGGACGGTCAACCAGCTTTTTGCCGTGCCGGTCACCCCCGAAGGGACGGCCTTGATTCCTTCCGTGGGCGAAGCGCACGTGGGGGGGCTGACGCTATCCGAAGCGAAAAAGGAGATTCGCTCCGTTTTATCCCGCCGCTATTCGGCGGCCGGGGCCTCCGTAACGCTGACCAAAATCCGCGAAGTGAAGATCAGGATTTCGGGCGCTGTCGGCCGCCCCGGCATTTATACCGTGCCGGCCTACAGCCGGGTTTCGGAAGCGCTGGGGAGGGCGGGGGGGCTTACCGATTCCGCCTCGCGGCGCAACATCGAGCTTGTCCGGGGGAATGGGGAGAAGAAGCTCGTGGATTTGGTGCGTTTTGAACGAGGGGGGGAGGGAGGCGCCAACCCGCATATCGTGGGGGGGGAGCGGGTGGTGGTGCCGATTCGCAGCGACGGGGGGACGGAGGTTTTGGTGGCCGGCGCCGTAAACCAGAGCGGGCTTTTGGAATGGCGGCCGGATGATTCGCTCTGGTCAATGCTATCCGCCGCCGGCGGGCTTCTGGCTTCCGCCGATTCCTCCCAGGTGGAGATTGTCCGGCGTTTTGGCGACGGCGAGGCACAGCGGGAGATTATCGATTTGCGGGCATTTGCATCCGGCAATCTGTCCATCGGGCCGGGGGAGCAGATTTTTGTGCGCAATCTGCCGAACCGGGCGCCGCATTCATTTGCCGGGGTGCACGGGGAGGTTCTCCATCCTGGGTTTTACGACATCGAGGAGGGGAGAACAACCCTTTCGGAAGTGATACGCCGGGCCGGGGGGTTCACGCCGCGGGCCGTGCTGCCGGCGGCCTACATTCTGCGGCGGGGATACTCGGCGCCGCAATTCAGTTTCGGGGACGCCATCAACCCGGCTTTAATCGAGCGGATGAACCCGGAGGATTTGGATTTTTACCTGGAAAAAAGCCGCTGGCGGGGGGCGGTGGTGGCCTCCGATTTCGTGGGGCTTTTTGAGAAAAAGGATTTGAGCAAGGACGTGGTTTTGTACTCGGGGGACGAGATTTACGTGCCGGCGACCTCCGGTTCCGTGTACCTTTTGGGGCGGGTAGAGCGGCCGGGGCTTTTGAGCTATGAAGAAGGGGATAAACTGGGGGATTACGTCCGCCGGGCGGGGGGGTATTCGGCCGATGCCGGGCGGGGAAGCGTCAAAATTCTAAAATCAGTCTCCGGCGGGTGGGTGAAGGCAGGCTCCGGCAGCCGGGTGGACGCGGGAGACATCATTCTCGTGCCGCGCAAAAAAGCGCGTTTCTGGACGACCGTCCGGGACGCTTTGGCGGTGACCAGCAACGCGGCGGCAATTTTCTTCATCGTGCGGGAGGCGACCCGGTGA